The following nucleotide sequence is from Desulfocurvibacter africanus subsp. africanus DSM 2603.
ATGGGGCTGGTCAGGGGTTCGTTGGGCTTCACATCCTCGGCCAGGGTGCGCGACACGCACAGGGGCCACAGGCCCTCCATGACCATGCCCAGGGGCAGAGGGCTTTGCCGACCCAGCTCCAGCATATCCTCGCGGGCCAGCTCCGGACTGACGATGGCGCCCGAGAAACCGAGACGCTTCAACTCCTGCAGGGCCAGGGGATTGGCCAGGTTGCAGAACGGCCCGGCCCAGATCTCCGTGGACTTCCTGCGCAGGCTCTCCAGCATGGCCATCTGCCAGGGCGCGTTCAGCACAAGCCGCTTGCCGCCGCTGGTGACCACCTGGTTCACGGCCCTCATCCACTCGGCTTCCTCGTCGGGCCAGATGACCGGCGGCAGCCACCACCACAGGCGCGGAACGAGCGTGCGGTTGACCTCGCGCAACATGCCGGGACGCAGCCACACGGCGGCCTCGCCCTCGATCTTGCCCATGGGCAGGCGGCGGTAGACCTGCGAGAGTCTGGGCCTTCCGCGCTTGGTGACCGGTGCGGGCAGCCTGGGCGAGAATGTCGAAGCGGACTTGCCGGGTGCCTTGATCTCCGACAGCTCCTTTTCCAATTCCTTGAGGCGCGCCACCAACTCGGGCTCGCGGCGGTCCACCAGAAAGATGTCCGTGCCGGGCTTGGGCGGCCGCTTGCCCATGGGCTTCACGTCGAAGGTGCCGTTGCGCGGGATGCGCCGAGGCACCTTGACCATCTGGTGCCAGGGTTCGTCCTCGTAGCCCACGCGCAAAAGGTCGCCGGCCAGCAGATCCACGCGCGGCTTGATGGCGAAGGTGCCTTCTCCACCCTTGGGAACTCGCGCCACCAACTGGCCGGAGCCGGTCTGGTCCTGCAGGTTCACGGGCACCTGCTTGCGCTGGGGAAGGAAATTATAGTGCGTGCCCGGGCGGCTCAGAGCTTGCTCCAGCAGGTCCTGAGCCTGCTTGCGCGCATCCGGCGTCGCGCCTTCATCACGCAGCAGACGGTAGGCGCTGGTGACGTAGAAAACGTAGTGCGGGCCCTTCTTGCGGCCTTCGATCTTCCAGGCCGCCACTTCGGGCACATCCAGCAGCGTCTTGACCAGCACATCCAGGTGCAGGTCGCGACAGGAGAACAGGCGTCCCGGCTGTCCCTTGCGCTGGTATCTGCGCCGGCAGGGCTGAACGCAACGGCCGCGCAGGCCGCTCTTGCCGCCCAGGTAACTGGACCAGTAGCAGCGTCCGGAAACCGCGTAGCACAATGCTCCGTGCACGAAGAGCTCCAGGCTCAGGTCCTGGGGGCAGGCTTCGGCGCAGGCTTTGATCTCGTCGATGGACAGCTCGCGGGGCAGGATGACCCGGTCCATGCCGAGCTTTTCGCGCAGCCAAACCAGGGCGGCCGGTTGCGAGACGTTGGCCAGGGTGGAAAGGTGCAGCTCGCCGCTGAAGCCGACCTGGCGGGCCAGAGCGGCCATGCCCAAGTCCTGAAGGATGATCGCGTCCGGGGCCACGGTCTTGTTCAGACGGTCGATGAGCCGGCCCGCGGCATCGGCGTCGCCGGGCTTGACCAGGGTATTCATGGCCACGTAGAGCCGGACGTCCCGGCGTTCGGCCATGCGCTTCATGACAGCCAGTTCGTCCAAGGAGAAGTTGGCGGCCTGCATGCGCGCCGAGAAGTGCTTGAGGCCCACGTACACGGCGTCGGCGCCGGCCGAGAGCGCGGCCAGGAAGGATTGCATGTCGCCGGCCGGAGCCAGGATTTGCGGGAATCGCCTGTTCATCTTATGCTCGCTCGCCTTAGGGCGTAAGTTGTTCAACCAGTAAGGGAAAAGGTATAGACCGATATGCTTGCCAGCCGCAACAACTGCCAGGACCTGCGGGTCGTCCGGATGACGCCTCTTGGGGGCGGGGAGGGCGCTCCGCCGCTCTTCGAGCTCGTATTGTCGCCGCCGGGCTGGGACTTCCGCCCCGGTCAGTTCGTCATGATCCGGCCGCCGGAGTGGGGCCTGGATCTCGTCTGGGGCCGACCCCTATCCATAGCCGATGTGCGCGAGGACGGCTTGCGGCTGCTGGTGCAGGCCATCGGCCGCGGAACACGCAGGTTGTCCGAGTTGCGGCCGGGCCAGGTCGTGACCGTGTGGGGCCCGCTGGGCAACAGCTTCGCCGTGGAGCCGGACAAGCCGACCCTGCTGCTGGCCGGCGGCATCGGCATCGCGCCCTTCGTGGGCTATGCCAGGCGGCACCCCAAGCCGGAAAATGTGACCCTGCTTTTCGGCCACCGTCTGCCCGCCGAGAGCTACCCGTTGGCTGATTTCGGTGGCCTGCGCAAGGCCGAGGCCGTGCGCGAGCAGAATCCGGAACAGTTGGCCCGTTTCATCGACCATCTGGGCCAGACCATGCGCGGCTACGCCCACGGCGGGCTCGTGCTGGCCTGCGGTCCGGAACCCTTCCTGCGCACGGTACGCAAGCTGGCCCTAACCCTCAAGGCGAGGGCCCAGCTTTCGCTGGAGAACCGCATGGCCTGCGGCGTGGGGGCCTGTCTGGGCTGCGTGGCCCGCAACGGCAAGGATCAGCTCGTGCAGACCTGCACTCACGGCCCGGTCTTCTGGGCCGAGGACGTATTCCTGTCCGAGGACGCCGCACCGCTGGGAGGCAAGCCATGAGCTCACTGGACACTATAGTCAGGCTGCCGGGCCTGACGCTCAAGAACCCGGTGCTCACTGCCTCGGGCACCTTCGGCTACGGCCTGGAGTTCGCCCGTTACGGAAATCTCGCGGATCTTGGCGGCATCGTGGTCAAGGGCTTGTCGCTCAAGCCCCGCCAGGGCAACCCCATGCCGCGCATCGCCGAAACTCCGTGCGGCATGCTGAACGCCATCGGCATCCAGAATATCGGCGTGGAGGCCTTCCTGCGCGACAAGCTGCCCTTCCTGCCCTGGCGCGAAACGGCGGTGATCGCCAACCTCTACGCCTGCGACGCCCACGAGTTCGGCGAGCTGGCCGCGGTGCTGGCGTCCGTGGAAGGCATGGCGGCCCTGGAGGTCAACGTGTCCTGCCCCAACGTGAAGGAGGGCGGGGTGGCCTTCGGTCAGAATCCGGGGCAGATACGCGCCGTGACCGAGGAGGTCAAGCGCAATGCCGGAAGCAAGCCGGTGATCGTGAAGCTTTCTCCCAACGTGACGGACATTGCCGATGCCGCGCGCGCCGCCGTGGATGGCGGCGCTGACATGCTCTCGTGCATCAACACGCTAATGGGCATGGCCGTGGACATCCGCACGCGCAAGCCCAGGCTGGCCAACGTCTACGGCGGGCTGTCCGGACCGGCCATCAAGCCCGTGGCGCTGCGTTGCGTGCACCAGGTCTGCCGGGCCGTGTCCGTGCCGGTGATCGGCGTGGGCGGCATCGCCAGCGCCGAGGACATCCTGGATTTCATCCTGGTGGGAGCGCATGCCGTGCAGGTAGGCACGGCCAACTTCATGCGGCCGGATGCCGCGTTCCGCATGGCTTCCGAACTGCCCGCGCTCATGGAGAAGCTGGGCATCGGCGGACTGGACGATTTTCGAGGGAGCCTGAGAGCCTGACTGTCCAATAGACCTGACGGGCTTGACGGGAAAGTCTTCGACCCGCGCGAGAGCGCGGGTCGAAGGAAAAATCTTTAGCCTGCTACTTGTACTTTTCCAGGATCTTTTCGATCTTCTGGCTCAGGACATCGGGCGTGAATGGCTTGACCACGTAGTTGGAGACCTTGGCCTGGATGGCCTCCACAAGGTTCTCCTGCTGCGCCTCGGCAGTGACCATGAGGAAAGGCAGGTCCTCGAACTCCTCGCTGTCGCGGACCTTGCGCAGGAGGTCGATACCCTTCATCTTGGGCATGTTCCAATCGGCTACGACGAAGTCTATTTTTTCACGATTCAGGATCTCCCAAGCCGTTGTACCGTCGTCGGCTTCGACTATGTTGTTGTAGCCGATCTGCTTGAGGATGTTCTTGATGATGCGCCGCATGGTCGAGAAGTCGTCGACGATGAGGATGCGCATATTGGAATCATAAGGCATGGGTGGTCCTCCCGCTCAGGAGCTTCGGTTCACTGGGAGATATCATCATTGTTGTTGGTAGTACATATCGCATCGACGGGCCAAAGGGAAACGGAAATTCCGGCATGCCCTTGGCCATAAGCTCTCGTATGCAATCTTCATTCCTTGGGAATCTGTAAAATCACCTCTGGCTGCGAGTCGCCAACTTCGCCTTCAGGGCCATGACGCGCTCGTGGGACTCCAGAATCCGTTGACAGGGCAACTCGCCCGAGTCCACGAGCTCCAGTATTATGCTCTGGGCCTTGCGAGCGATGAGCGGATCGTAGTCCAAATTGTTGCCGAAAAGGAGCACGTCCACGCCCGCCGTCAGGGCCAGGCGTATGGTTTCGCGCAGCCCGTAGTGGTCGGCCACGGCGCGCATCTGCAGATCGTCGGAGACGACCACGCCCGTGAAGCCCAGCCGTTCGCGCAAGAGCCCTTGCACCGTGCTCCGCGAGAGGGTGCCCGGATGCTTCGGGTCCAGGGCGGAGTTGAACAGGTGACCGGTCATGACCACGTCCACGAGCCCATGCGCCAGGAGTTGTCTGTAGGGCGCAATCTCCTTCTCGCTCCAGGTGGCGCTTACGTCCGTCAGGCCAAGGTGCGAGTCGGATGCGGAGCTGCCGTGGCCCGGGAAGTGTTTGAGGGCCGAGAGCACGCCCGCCGAGTGCAGGCCGCGCACGAAGGCCGCGGCGTGGTCGGCCACGGCCGTTGGATCGGCCGAGAAGCTGCGGCCCAGACGGCCGATGACCGGATTGCCGGGATTGACGTTCACGTCGACAACGGGCGCGAAGTCCAGATTGAAGCCGCAGGCGGCCAGCTCTCTGCCCAGGGATGCGGCGGCAATCTGCGTGCGCTCGGGCGTCCCTCGCCCCAGTTCGGCCGCCGAAGGCGAGACGGCGAAGCCGTGACGCTCCTTGAGCCTGGACACCTTGCCGCCTTCCTGGTCCACGGACACCAGCAGCGGCAGCGGGGCCATGCGTTGCAGCGCGTCCGTGAGCCGGGTCAGCTGCTCCTTGCTTTGCACATTGCGCACCGGGCTTTTCAGAAGCACGTCGTAATCGAAGAGAATGACGCCCCCCACCCGTCCCGCGCGCACGTCCTGGGCGATGGGGCTGTCTTCGTCCAGCTCCAGCCCTCGAAAGCCGACCAGGATCATCTGGCCTGCCATGGCGGCCAGCTCATTACGGCCGATATCGCAGGATGCTGTACCGGAGCCGGATGTCAACGCCCCGGCCGCACAGGCAAGGGCAACAAATAACACAATGGAGATAAGCAGGGCGCGCATGGGCTCTCCGCCGTGGAGTTGGGCTCACGAAAGCGAGTGAAACGGGGTTGCCGGCCGGAAGCCGGTCGGCAGGTGATGTGTAGCGGCTTCGGGCTGGGAGCGCAAGGCTGCGCCTGTCCGAACTTGTCGAGCACATCAAGTGCCGAAGGGTTTGAAGAAAAGGATTGGGGTTGCGCTTGCCTCCTTTCCATGCGCGAAACGACTCGGCAGATGCAAGGTCGCCGTGCTTGTCAGGCCACGCTCTCGCGCTGGACCAGCGTACGCGCCTCGGCCGGAGTCAGGCCGCGCAGACGTGGATATAACTTGCGGCAGTCCTCGAAGCCCAAGTCCGACACCACCTCCAGACATTCAGCCTCGTCGTGCAGGTGTGGGAACTCGTGCGGCCCGCCGGGCAGTTCGTCCTTGGTCAACAATTGAATATAGATGAGGCTGCGCGCCGCGAGCAGGTCCTCGCGAGATTGCTGAACGCGGCCGCCGCAGGAGTGGAGCAGGGTGAGCACGTCCCCGGGTCCGAGCAACTGTCGCCGCCCGGTAAGGCGTAGCGTTTCGCCCGCCAGGAGCCAGACGGGTGCGAGCCGCCAGCCGACGGGCAGTATCGCCCGCAACTCCAGCAGCAGGGCATGATGGATGTAGCCGGCTTCCACACAGACGCTCTCCAGACAGGGCAAAAGGGAGACGATTGCCTTGGCGCGCAACCTGTCGCGCAGCTTTCCTCTGGACGCGTCTGCCCGAGCGAAGGTCTTGACCGCCTGCACGCAGCGTTCGAAGTGGGGCGAGGCAGAGGCCCGGTAGTAATTTAGGAGCGCTCCAGTCCAGGCTTTCTCTGCCTCGTAGACCATGCGCTCCAGGCTGTCGTTCGGAATGTCGGCGGGCGCGCCTCCGGCCGCGAAGCGCTCGTGGATGGAGGCCAGG
It contains:
- a CDS encoding chemotaxis response regulator CheY, with amino-acid sequence MPYDSNMRILIVDDFSTMRRIIKNILKQIGYNNIVEADDGTTAWEILNREKIDFVVADWNMPKMKGIDLLRKVRDSEEFEDLPFLMVTAEAQQENLVEAIQAKVSNYVVKPFTPDVLSQKIEKILEKYK
- a CDS encoding dihydroorotate dehydrogenase, encoding MLASRNNCQDLRVVRMTPLGGGEGAPPLFELVLSPPGWDFRPGQFVMIRPPEWGLDLVWGRPLSIADVREDGLRLLVQAIGRGTRRLSELRPGQVVTVWGPLGNSFAVEPDKPTLLLAGGIGIAPFVGYARRHPKPENVTLLFGHRLPAESYPLADFGGLRKAEAVREQNPEQLARFIDHLGQTMRGYAHGGLVLACGPEPFLRTVRKLALTLKARAQLSLENRMACGVGACLGCVARNGKDQLVQTCTHGPVFWAEDVFLSEDAAPLGGKP
- a CDS encoding dihydroorotate dehydrogenase, which gives rise to MSSLDTIVRLPGLTLKNPVLTASGTFGYGLEFARYGNLADLGGIVVKGLSLKPRQGNPMPRIAETPCGMLNAIGIQNIGVEAFLRDKLPFLPWRETAVIANLYACDAHEFGELAAVLASVEGMAALEVNVSCPNVKEGGVAFGQNPGQIRAVTEEVKRNAGSKPVIVKLSPNVTDIADAARAAVDGGADMLSCINTLMGMAVDIRTRKPRLANVYGGLSGPAIKPVALRCVHQVCRAVSVPVIGVGGIASAEDILDFILVGAHAVQVGTANFMRPDAAFRMASELPALMEKLGIGGLDDFRGSLRA
- a CDS encoding peptidase U32 family protein — encoded protein: MNRRFPQILAPAGDMQSFLAALSAGADAVYVGLKHFSARMQAANFSLDELAVMKRMAERRDVRLYVAMNTLVKPGDADAAGRLIDRLNKTVAPDAIILQDLGMAALARQVGFSGELHLSTLANVSQPAALVWLREKLGMDRVILPRELSIDEIKACAEACPQDLSLELFVHGALCYAVSGRCYWSSYLGGKSGLRGRCVQPCRRRYQRKGQPGRLFSCRDLHLDVLVKTLLDVPEVAAWKIEGRKKGPHYVFYVTSAYRLLRDEGATPDARKQAQDLLEQALSRPGTHYNFLPQRKQVPVNLQDQTGSGQLVARVPKGGEGTFAIKPRVDLLAGDLLRVGYEDEPWHQMVKVPRRIPRNGTFDVKPMGKRPPKPGTDIFLVDRREPELVARLKELEKELSEIKAPGKSASTFSPRLPAPVTKRGRPRLSQVYRRLPMGKIEGEAAVWLRPGMLREVNRTLVPRLWWWLPPVIWPDEEAEWMRAVNQVVTSGGKRLVLNAPWQMAMLESLRRKSTEIWAGPFCNLANPLALQELKRLGFSGAIVSPELAREDMLELGRQSPLPLGMVMEGLWPLCVSRTLAEDVKPNEPLTSPMGEIAWVRRHGQNVWVYPGWPVDLSAHRQELEAVGYELFVRLNEPLPANVRSERSASSFNWELTLY
- a CDS encoding glycoside hydrolase family 3 protein; the encoded protein is MRALLISIVLFVALACAAGALTSGSGTASCDIGRNELAAMAGQMILVGFRGLELDEDSPIAQDVRAGRVGGVILFDYDVLLKSPVRNVQSKEQLTRLTDALQRMAPLPLLVSVDQEGGKVSRLKERHGFAVSPSAAELGRGTPERTQIAAASLGRELAACGFNLDFAPVVDVNVNPGNPVIGRLGRSFSADPTAVADHAAAFVRGLHSAGVLSALKHFPGHGSSASDSHLGLTDVSATWSEKEIAPYRQLLAHGLVDVVMTGHLFNSALDPKHPGTLSRSTVQGLLRERLGFTGVVVSDDLQMRAVADHYGLRETIRLALTAGVDVLLFGNNLDYDPLIARKAQSIILELVDSGELPCQRILESHERVMALKAKLATRSQR